The nucleotide window AAAATTTCTCTATCTCTTTCTTAGTTTTCTCTAGACTTGACCAAATATATAATTTTTTGCCATTTTCAAATGGTAAAAATAATCCCGGATCTTTTAAATAAACCTTTAATCCAAACTCCCTTAGTTTTAATTCTTCTATTATTTTAGGTCTTAATAGACTGAGTACGTAAGCACCAGTTGAGACTTTAATACTAGGCCATAACTCCTCAGTAACCGATGCTCCACCTACTATTTCCCTTCTCTCAAACACAGCTACTTTTAATCCAGCCTTAGCTAGGTATGCTGCTGTAACTAGCCCATTATGGCCTCCACCAATAATTGCTACATCTATCATTTAGCTCGCCTGTTAGTTAGCCATACTAAAAATCCTATTAGAACTCCTAAAGCCCCGATTCCTATAGAGATGTATGTGAATGTCTCAATCGTTTGAACAAGTGGTGTTATAGTATTACTGGCCGTGGCCAACACTGTTATAGATAACATTGACATAAACTTAAAAATAAATACTTATAACCTTATTGCAAATATGGACCTTATATTACCAGACTATTCTGGGGAGAATATTTATACACTATCTTGTTTTGTAGCTGAGTATCTTGGAGTCAAAAGACAATGTTTGAATAAGATGAATTTGAACGTGAATAATAGATTAGTTTTAGCCTTATTTGACGGACTAGGTTGGAATGTATTTAGTCAAGCTGGTGTAAATTTGAAAGCGAAGAAGATAACAACTGTTTTCCCATCTACAACATCCACTGTATTAACAACACTATTTACCGCATTAACGCCAGCTGAGCATAGTGTTTTAGGCTATAACACTTTCTCAAAGAGGTTAGGTGGAGTAGTAAATACTCTACGCTATACTTATCCTACCGTGAGCGATAGGGACTCAATAAAGGATTCCGTACCTTTTTCCTCCTCATTTCCTCATGTTAAAAGCTATTTAAAAGAAGTCCAAGATAAGAAGACTATATCAATAGTGCCTAAAGGAATAGAAAATACTGAATTTAGTAATGCTACGCACGGAGCTTCCGGTGAATCGAAAACTTATGTTAACTTTTGGGACGCATTTTACCAACTCTCACAAGTTTTACAACAAGACACATATGACTTTATCTACTTTTACATTCCAGATGTGGATACTTTATCTCATAGGTATGGGCCTTATGCAGAACCTACTATTAAATCTGCAAGGGATATTCTAACTAGCATCTTAGAAATCTCACAAAAACATAAGAAATATAGTTTCCTAATAACCGCAGATCATGGCCATGTTCCCGTTACTGAAACTATTATCTTCAACAATGACCAAGAGCTACTTAACATGCTGGATGTTCCCCCATATGGAGATTCTAGGGCAATATTTTTAAGAACCAGATACGATGTGTCAACCTATCTTAATAGAAAGTATGTGAGTCTTAAAATATTTGGGAAAAGTGATTTTGAAAGGCTATTAGGTAAGATTAATGATATAACTGCTTTACCAGACTATATTGCAGTTCCTACCGATTATCGAGCATTCATATTCAATTTTAAGGATAAGGACGAGTATGATAAACTTAAAGGGCATCATGGGGGACTATTGCAAGAGGAATTTGAGATACCTTTGGTGATCTTGAATGGTTGAATATCATATTCCTTCATGGGATGAAATAGAAGATGCGGTTTTTTCGATAGGCGAGGCTCTAGTTAAGAGTAATTATATTCCAGACGTTTTGATTGCAGTACTAACTGGTGGAATTATACCCGCTAAACTTCTTTCCGACTTGCTAGATTTGAAAGTAATTAGGTACATAGATATAAAATTTTATCGTAGCGTTGGAAAAACTGAAAGTAAACCAGTCATTAGATCTGTATATACTGATTCCTTAGAGGGGAAGAAAGTCCTAGTAGTTGATGATGTTGCAGATACTGGTGAAACCTTAGAGGCTGTTAGTAATGTTATAACCATGTTTAACCCAGCTAAAGTGATGACTGCGGCTTTATACTTAAAACCGTGGTCTAAGAGGATCCCGGATTTTTATTATAAACAAATTGACAAGTGGATAATTTTCCCGTGGGATAAGTGGGATGTTGTTAGGGAAAATAGTAATGTTCCAGTTGACAAAAAGGAGAGATTCTTAAACTTGTATAATCAATTATTAAAGATCAGAAAATAGAAGGTTCTTTATACTCTCCCCAAATATCTCTTAAAACGCCACTGGTCTCCCCTACTGTTGCCCCTGCCCTTATGGCATCAATCATGTATGGGAATAAATTCTCATTCTCCTTCTCAGCAATTTTCCGGAGATTATTGAGACTCTCCCTAAGTTTCATCTCATCTCTCTCTTGTTTATACTTCTTTAACCTTGAAATTACCCTTTCCCTAACCTCCGGATTGACTCTAAATATTTCAGTTGTTCCAATCCATTCTGGTTCATAATACATATTAACGCCAACTTTTCCTAGGTCACCTTCCTCTATTCTTTTCTGTATCTTATAGGCGCTTTCAGCTATCTGCGCTTGGGGATACCCGTTTTCTATGGCTTTTATCATACCACCCATCTTTTCTACTTGGTCTATAATTTTCCATGCCCTCTCCTCTATTTCATCTGTTAGCCACTCTATGTAATATGAACCTCCTAATGGATCTACTACATCAGCCGCTCCACTCTCGTTCGCTATTATCTGCTGGACCCTTATAGCTATTTTAGCAGCCTTTTCAGTAGGTAATGCTAACGCTTCATCATAAGAATTAACGTGTAAACTCTGGGTTCCGCCCAATACGGCCGCTAAAGCTTGTAATGTAGTTCTTATGATGTTTATCTCTGGCTGTTGCGCGGTCAATTCAGCGCCACCTGTTTGAGTATGGAACCTTAACATCATTGACTCTGGTTTCTTAGCGTTGAATACTTCTTTCATTATTTTCGCCCACATTCTCCTAGCAGCTCTAAATTTAGCAACTTCCTCGAATATATCTGAGTAAGCTGCAAAGAAGAAGGATAAGTGTGGTGCAAATTCATCTACGTTAATTCCTCTCTCCATTGTTTTTCTGACATACTCCATACCGTCAGCTAACGTAAATGCCACTTCTAATACTGCGTCCGCTCCAGCTTCCCTTATGTGATAGCCACTTATACTTATTGGGTGCCATTTCGGTAAATACTTTGCGGAGTATTCTATAATGTCGATAGCATATCTCATCGAGGGCGAAGGAGGATATATGAAGTTCTTCCTAGCTATATACTCCTTTAAGATATCGTTCTGAACTGTCCCATCCAAAACGCTCTTGTTAATATTTCTACTTTCGGAAGTGGCAATCAGCATTGAGAGTAATTCCATAGCGGTGGCATTTATAGTCATTGAAGTGGTAACTTTATCGAGCGGTATTCCGGACATTACAATATCCATTTCCTTCCAATGGAACATCGATACTCCAACAACTCCAATCTCTGTATAAGCTAATTCATGATCTGGATCTAATCCCAATTGAGTAGGCAAATCAAAGGCCATACTTAAGCCAGTTTGCCCAGCTTCCAATAATTTCCTAAATCTAGAATTCGTCTCTTCTGCAGATCCAAATCCTGCATATTGTCTAATTGTCCAAATTCTTCCTCTATACATATTAGGATAGATTCCCCTTGTAAATGGATACTCACCTGGTAATCCTAATTTTTCCATATAATTGCCCTTGACATCCAATGGTGTATAAACTGGTTTAATATGTATTCCAGAAAACGTTTTGAATTCTTTTTTCCTCTCTCCCCTCTTCTTTACCCAACTTGAATAGACCTTTTCTTCCCATTCCTTAATTCTATCTTCAACATCCATAATATGTTTAAATCTTATAAACACTATAAAACTTTTTCTTCAGGGCAAAACTTTTAAGATTAAACAATACGATCATTTAATGCAGATAGAAAATCTAGATCATATTGGGATAGTAGTTGGGAATCTAGACGAGGCAATTAAATTTTATCAAAATACTTTTGGAATGAAATTAGTACATTACGAGTTAATTCCAGAGAGAGGTATAAAGGTAGCGTTTTTAGTTAGTAATGAAAAAAATGAAACCTCAATAGAATTGTTAGAACCAATCGATCATAACGACATGAGTAACACTGTGGCCAAGTTTCTGAAAAATAGAGGCCAAGGTTTACATCATTTGGCTATAAAAGTTAGTGATATTAATAGGGCGTTAGAAGAATTAACAGCTAAAGGCCTTCAATTAGTAGATACTTCCCCAAGAAAGGGCGCAAGAGGACACCTAGTAGCTTTCTTACATCCCAAAAGCGTTATGGGAGTACTACTTGAATTGGTACAAGCAAAGGAATTATAAATATCAAGATGCATTGGATAATGGATGTAAGAAACTTTAAAATTATATTTTCATTAATATATAACGATAGTCTATGCCCAAGAGGGAAGAAAAGGATATTTTTGATTTAATGGATGAATGGATAAGGGAGATGGAAGAAGAATTCGAGAGAATTGAAAGGGAGTTTATGAGAGGTTTTAGAGGTAAAGGAGAAGGGATTAGGCAATTTGGGCCATATGTTTATGGATTTAGAATAACTGTAGGGCCAGACGGTGTGCCGAAAATAGAGGAATTCGGTAACGTTAGGAAAATCAGAGGCAAGCCAATGATATCTGAAGAACGCGAACCATTAGCTGATGTTATTGAGAAAGGTGACGAAATTAAGGTTGTGGCTGAAGTGCCCGGAGTTAACAAAGAGGATATTAAAGTTAAAGTGACGAATGGAGGGAAGAAATTGGTAATTACAGCCAAATCAGAGGATAGGCAATATTATAAGGAGATTGATTTACCAGCAGAAGTAGACGAGAAGGCGGCTAAGGCTAACTTTAAGAATGGTGTTTTAGAGATAACCTTAAAGAAGAAAGCTTCTTCGTCAGATTCTGGTGTTGACATAAAAGTTGAGTAATTTTTTCCTAATTTAATCAGAATTAGTCAAAATAAGTGGTCTTGTTGATGCTTTTTCAGATTTTATAAAGCTTAATCCGGATTCATCTTCGATTATTAACGTAAATTTAATTTTACCTTCCATTGCAGATCTTATCCTATCTTCACATTCCTTATCACAGAAGTTTCCCACTTGATCTAATAATATTTCTAGAATTCCCTCAATTGTAGAGATATAACCTTGAGACATACCAGCAGGTTCTATTTCTATCCCTAATTCTGGGATTACTATTTTAGCAAAAGCAGACCTATATACTAATGCACTTAAATCGTCCTCATTTTCTATCTTCATCTCAACTAACTTAGGTTCTCTAGTTTCGTATGGTTTAACATCTCTAAATTTATACCCACAATTCTCACAATACCAATTGGATAAAACTAACTTTCCAGTATGTGGCGTATTATATAGGTAATCCACCGCCTTTAACGTCTTAGATTTACATACTGGACATATAAGTGTCTCTTCAAATATTACTTTAGGTTCTTCAGACACTGTCATCCCCTATTAAAATTTATTTAGTTGTTCACAAATTTAATACTTGTTAAAGTGATTTGATGTAATGAAATTACCCCGAGAGAATGATGAAGGAAAAGTAGAATATAAGCTTATTCTTTCAAGTGTAACCCCGGATCGTCTTCAAGAATTAGCTACTCAAATGAAGTATAGGTTAGAGGAAGGTGATGGTGAAGCATTTTACGTTATAGGTGTAAGTGATGAAGGCGAAATAATAGGGTTATCTAAGGGTCAGCTAGAAGAGAGCATAGCTACGCTGAATATGATCACAAGGTTAGTAAATGCTAAAATTGTATATAGAAGGGATGTCGAAGTAAGGAGGGATAAATACGTAGCTGAACTTCTAGTTAGGAGATATAAGGAGAACCTCCCAGTGGAAGTTAATGTTGCGGTAATGGGTCATGTAAATGCGGGGAAAAGTACTGTTACAGGTGCGTTGGTTCTAGGAAGACTAGATGATGGAAATGGAGGATTAAGAACAGCTATTGCAAGGCATCTTCATGAAGTCCTATCAGGGAGGACATCTTCCATTACTTTGAGAGTAATTGGATTTGATGATAGTGGTAAGATAGTAAATTGGCAATTAAAGGATCCACTTGACGAGGCAGAGACAACGATTAAGAGTACTAAGATAGTGAGGCTTATTGACCTAGGGGGTCACGAAAGATATCTCAGAACCACTCTAAAAGGGCTATTAGGTTATGAGGTGAATTACGTTATGTTAGTTGTTGGGGCTGATGATGGGTTAAGTATAATGGGCAAAGAGCATTTAGCCTTAGCTTCAGTATTAAAATTTCCTATATTTGTAGTTATTACTAAAGTAGATAAATATCCGGAAGATAGAATAAAAGGCATAGTTAATGATATTAAAAGTGTTCTAAAGATTCCCGGAATTAATAGATTGGCTCTAGAAGTTGAGGATGAGGACGATGTAGTAAATTCAATTTTGGCTATAAAGACTAGGCGTGTAGTTCCTATTTTTAAAATATCAAATGTAAGTGGAAAAGGTTTAGATTTACTTATAAAATTCCTAAACCTATTACCTCCGGAGGCTAAGAATTTAGACGATAGAGGCGCGCCCCTAGTGTATATCGATGAGATATATAATGTCACAGGGGTTGGCACGGTTGTACTAGGTTCGGTTGTAAGAGGTAAGCTTAACAACAATGAGTCCGTTTTAATTGGGCCTAATAAGTTAGGAGAGTTTAAGGAGGTTAAAATAAAAAGCATACAAGTAAATAAGGTATTTGTAGATTCCGTTTTAGCTGGGAATATAGCCACGTTTGCTATTCAAGGTATTGAAAAGGAAAGTCTCAGAAAAGGAATGGTCATGGTAAAGGGGATACCTAAGGTGGTCAGAAGATTTAAGGCAAGAGTGTTCATACTGCATCATCCAACTACTATTAGGGAAGGTTATGTTGCGACCCTCCATTCTTATACAATAAGGCAAGCGGTGAAGTTTGAGAAGATCCAGACAGGGTTTTTAAGAACTGGAGACACCAGTGAAATAGTATTGTATTTCCTATACAGACCAGAATATTTGGAGAAGGGGCAGATTTTCGTATTTAGAGAAGGTAGAACTAGAGGTGTGGGTATCGTATTGGAACCTATTGGTTAATTTTCCCTACGCTACACTCTATAATCTGCTTTGAGATTTCCTCAGCTTGTGAGCCTATATGCTTCTTTAAACTATTAGCTAATGGTCCCCCTACTTCATAATCACTGCTCCACTTGATTTTATTTCCAATAATTGTGAGTAATGTGCTTATATTTGCTATTATACCTGGTCCCTCAATAGTAATTAACGTATCTATATTATCTCCATTAATTTCGTGTTTTTTTGACAGTTCCATTAATTTCAATGGTCAAAAAGGAGAATTTTACATAAGCTTTAAAATTATTTCCATTAATTTCTTTAACGCCTGGGATACAACCTAATAAATTCTTGTAATCTGAAAAAAACTGTTTAGCCTTATTTAAATCCTTTATGGTAATTTCTCCTTCGGTTTTTGTCATTTTATCACCCTTTCCTTTATACAATTAAATAAGTCATTGATTATCTTCTCCACCGCACTTCCCATTAACCTTGCGCCTACTGAGGCTAAAACTCCAGCTACTTTCACATCTGCTGAATAGTTTATCTTACCATCTAGGGCCTCGGCTATTGCATCTATATCTACATTACTATTCATTCCTGTACCCTTAGCGATGATTTTTCTTTTATTATCATCTATCTTCTCAAATCTCACATTCGCCCTATATTCTCCTTTTATGAATCCAATCCCAGTTACTCCTACTACCTTATACTCTTCACCTTCCTTACTGAAACTCTTTATCCCCGGAAAACATTGTGCAACTTGATCTGGATTATCCAATAGTTTCAGAATTTGATCCTTAGTTGCGTTTATGCTAATTGAACCCTCATATTTCATAAGTAACAGTTAGAATAGTAGTATATATGAATATAGGAGTCATTATTTTGGCGGCAGGGGAGGGAAAGAGGTTTGGAGGAGATAAATTACTAGCAAAAATCGATAATACGCCTATAATTATGAGAACTATTAGAATTTATGGAGATTTAGAAAAGATCATTATTGTAGGTAAATATGTTAATGAAATGCTTCCCTTACTTATGGATCAAATAGTCATATATAATCCATTTTGGAATGAAGGGATAAGCACGTCACTAAAGCTTGGGTTGAGATTTTTCAAGGACTATGACGCTGTACTGGTAGCACTGGGTGATATGCCATTTGTAACTAAAGAGGATGTTAATAAGATAATTAACACGTTTAAGCCAAATTGTAAGGCAGTAATTCCAACACATAAAGGAGAAAGGGGAAACCCAGTATTAATTTCCAAAAGTTTATTTAACGAGATTGAAAAACTAAGAGGAGATGTTGGGGCTAGGGTTATATTAAATAAAATAAAGATAGAAGAATTGTGTTTCATAGAATGCAGTGAAGGTGTTTTAATAGATATAGATAAAAAAGAGGACTTAATGCGCCTTAGGGATTTCCATCCTTAATTTTTCGGATGCTAATTTCACTGCTTCAATGATGTTTTGGTATCCCGTGCATCTACACAAATTACCAGAGATTCCTTCTCTAATCTCTTCCTCTGTGGGATTCGGATTCTCTTTGAGTAGCCAATAGGCTTCCATTATCATACCCGGGGTGCAATATCCACACTGTAAACCATGTTTCTCCCAAAATGCCTCTTGAATTGGGTGTAGTTTACCATCTTTCGCTAATCCCTCTATAGTTGTTATTTCTGCTCCATCTGCCTCTACAGCCAATATTGTACACGATTTAACACTTCTTCCGTCCATAATTACAGTGCATGCCCCACAATTGCTTGTATCACAACCAATGTGAACACCAGTAAATCCTAATTCTCTAAGCACATGAACTAGTAGCCTTCTAGGCTCTGTTTCAACTTCATAATCTTGTCCATTTACCTTTAGGTGAACTTTTACTTTTTGATCTTTCTCAAACACTTTCATGTATATCACCTATTTAGAGCAGCCAAAATTGCTCTCTTAGTCATAACTTTTACCATTTTCTTTTTATATTCTGCTGATCCCCTTATATCGGAAGTAGGATTGGCGTAGTCCATCGCCTTTGTAGCAGCTTCTTCTATTAATTTTTCTGATATCTTGCCAGATAATAGTATTTTCTCAGCTTCACTTGCTCTTACTGCAGTTTTGTTTACAGCCGTTAAACCTATTCTTGCATCTTCTATTACGTCACCATTTACCTTCAGTGCAACAGCAACTCCTACAATTGCAAAGTCTCCAGCTCTCCTCTCTAATTTCTGATAGGAGAACTTATAATCCTTAAGTAGGGGAACTTCTATCTCTGTAACTAATTCACCTGGATTCAAATCTGGTGTAAACATATCCTTGGCGAATGAGGAAAAGTTCTCCACTCTTTCTCCTTTGGTACTTCTAATCCTTACCTTTGCATTCATGGCAATCAATGCAGCTGGATAATCCGCTGAAGGATCTAAATGCGATATACTACCACCTATGGTTCCCATGTTTCTGACTTGTGGATCTGCTATTTTAGATGCAGTTTCACTTAGTAATGGGATGTTAGCCTTTATTATATCGTAATGAGTAACTATAGGTCCTATTTTTACTACATTTCCTTCCATTTTAATATATTTCAACTCTGGCAATCTCCTTATCTCAACTAAATATGATGGTCTGAATATTCTCAACTTCAACATTGGTATCAAACTATGACCTCCAGCTAATGGTTTAGCGTCATCGTGAGTCTCTAGAAACTCTAGAGCCTCTTTTACATTATCTGGAATTACGTAACTAAACTTTGGTGGATACACATCCTAAATATTTGTTAGACCTTTATATACTTAGCTCTTATACTTTTAATACCTAAACAAAAACATATACCAGACTTATTAGATTTATACTATTTTTTAACATATTTTTCTGGTCTTTTTTTGAATTCTGCCATACACATGGGGCTACAGAAATAGTATACATTTCCTTTATAATTGAATGAGTAAGGCTTCCGTCTTATCTCATCTCCACACACAGTGCATTTCATCTTTATCACTTAAATTTCCATAAGTATTCCCTAAATTTAACTACTTCGCCAATTACAATAACCGCTGGAGACGTTACATTATTACTTCTGACAATGTTAACTAGGTCCTTTAACTCCCCAGTAAAAACTCTCTGGTTTTCTGTAGTTCCATTTTCAATTACAGCGACTGGTTCTCTTTCATTTCTTAATTTTATTAGAATATTAACCATATTTTCTATCTTCCTAAGACCCATAAGTATTACCAGCGTACCTTTTCTTGGTATGTAATCTTCATCTATCAATTTATCTTCTGCTTTTGTTCCAGATATTATAGTAAATCCACTTGCTGAGTAAATTCTACTGGTCACAGGGATTCCTGCATAAGCGGGAACAGCAATTGCACTAGTTATCCCGGGAATTACCTCACACTCTATACCTTTGGATATAACGTATAAACATTCCTCTTCTCCCCTACCTAAAACATATGGGTCTCCTCCTTTTAATCTAACAACTACTTTATTTTCCATCGCCTTCTTTACTAGTAACTCATTTATCTCATCTTGTATTACGTAATCCCCTATATTCTTCCCAACGTATATTTTTTCAGCCTCAATCTTACAAAAATTTAGAAGCTCTTTAGAGATTAGCCTATCGTAAACCACAACATCAGCCCTCTGTAGGATCTTTAAGCCTTTAACAGTAATTAATTCAGGGTCTCCCGGACCAGCTCCTACTAAATAAACTTTGCCACTCATTAAATCCCCCCTATCTTTCTCATAATATAAATAGCGAATACTATACCTTCTGGAAATTTTATACCATACACAAGTATTATTACTGAGTTTAGTAGCAATTGGTACGGGATGTTAAATATATCAGAGGCTAAGTATAATAATAACAAGTATATTGTATCTCCAGCGAATCCTAGACTAAATAGGAGAAGTTTTTCAGTGAATTTTAGAGATGGTATTATATAGCCTATAACAAAACCCCCTAGA belongs to Saccharolobus solfataricus and includes:
- the cutC gene encoding glyceraldehyde dehydrogenase subunit gamma yields the protein MKVFEKDQKVKVHLKVNGQDYEVETEPRRLLVHVLRELGFTGVHIGCDTSNCGACTVIMDGRSVKSCTILAVEADGAEITTIEGLAKDGKLHPIQEAFWEKHGLQCGYCTPGMIMEAYWLLKENPNPTEEEIREGISGNLCRCTGYQNIIEAVKLASEKLRMEIPKAH
- a CDS encoding nucleotidyltransferase family protein, with protein sequence MNIGVIILAAGEGKRFGGDKLLAKIDNTPIIMRTIRIYGDLEKIIIVGKYVNEMLPLLMDQIVIYNPFWNEGISTSLKLGLRFFKDYDAVLVALGDMPFVTKEDVNKIINTFKPNCKAVIPTHKGERGNPVLISKSLFNEIEKLRGDVGARVILNKIKIEELCFIECSEGVLIDIDKKEDLMRLRDFHP
- the cobA gene encoding uroporphyrinogen-III C-methyltransferase, whose translation is MSGKVYLVGAGPGDPELITVKGLKILQRADVVVYDRLISKELLNFCKIEAEKIYVGKNIGDYVIQDEINELLVKKAMENKVVVRLKGGDPYVLGRGEEECLYVISKGIECEVIPGITSAIAVPAYAGIPVTSRIYSASGFTIISGTKAEDKLIDEDYIPRKGTLVILMGLRKIENMVNILIKLRNEREPVAVIENGTTENQRVFTGELKDLVNIVRSNNVTSPAVIVIGEVVKFREYLWKFK
- a CDS encoding GTPBP1 family GTP-binding protein; this encodes MKLPRENDEGKVEYKLILSSVTPDRLQELATQMKYRLEEGDGEAFYVIGVSDEGEIIGLSKGQLEESIATLNMITRLVNAKIVYRRDVEVRRDKYVAELLVRRYKENLPVEVNVAVMGHVNAGKSTVTGALVLGRLDDGNGGLRTAIARHLHEVLSGRTSSITLRVIGFDDSGKIVNWQLKDPLDEAETTIKSTKIVRLIDLGGHERYLRTTLKGLLGYEVNYVMLVVGADDGLSIMGKEHLALASVLKFPIFVVITKVDKYPEDRIKGIVNDIKSVLKIPGINRLALEVEDEDDVVNSILAIKTRRVVPIFKISNVSGKGLDLLIKFLNLLPPEAKNLDDRGAPLVYIDEIYNVTGVGTVVLGSVVRGKLNNNESVLIGPNKLGEFKEVKIKSIQVNKVFVDSVLAGNIATFAIQGIEKESLRKGMVMVKGIPKVVRRFKARVFILHHPTTIREGYVATLHSYTIRQAVKFEKIQTGFLRTGDTSEIVLYFLYRPEYLEKGQIFVFREGRTRGVGIVLEPIG
- the cutB gene encoding glyceraldehyde dehydrogenase subunit beta: MYPPKFSYVIPDNVKEALEFLETHDDAKPLAGGHSLIPMLKLRIFRPSYLVEIRRLPELKYIKMEGNVVKIGPIVTHYDIIKANIPLLSETASKIADPQVRNMGTIGGSISHLDPSADYPAALIAMNAKVRIRSTKGERVENFSSFAKDMFTPDLNPGELVTEIEVPLLKDYKFSYQKLERRAGDFAIVGVAVALKVNGDVIEDARIGLTAVNKTAVRASEAEKILLSGKISEKLIEEAATKAMDYANPTSDIRGSAEYKKKMVKVMTKRAILAALNR
- a CDS encoding YHS domain-containing protein — encoded protein: MKCTVCGDEIRRKPYSFNYKGNVYYFCSPMCMAEFKKRPEKYVKK
- a CDS encoding ZPR1 zinc finger domain-containing protein: MSEEPKVIFEETLICPVCKSKTLKAVDYLYNTPHTGKLVLSNWYCENCGYKFRDVKPYETREPKLVEMKIENEDDLSALVYRSAFAKIVIPELGIEIEPAGMSQGYISTIEGILEILLDQVGNFCDKECEDRIRSAMEGKIKFTLIIEDESGLSFIKSEKASTRPLILTNSD
- a CDS encoding phosphoribosyltransferase — protein: MVEYHIPSWDEIEDAVFSIGEALVKSNYIPDVLIAVLTGGIIPAKLLSDLLDLKVIRYIDIKFYRSVGKTESKPVIRSVYTDSLEGKKVLVVDDVADTGETLEAVSNVITMFNPAKVMTAALYLKPWSKRIPDFYYKQIDKWIIFPWDKWDVVRENSNVPVDKKERFLNLYNQLLKIRK
- the hsp20 gene encoding archaeal heat shock protein Hsp20, with the translated sequence MPKREEKDIFDLMDEWIREMEEEFERIEREFMRGFRGKGEGIRQFGPYVYGFRITVGPDGVPKIEEFGNVRKIRGKPMISEEREPLADVIEKGDEIKVVAEVPGVNKEDIKVKVTNGGKKLVITAKSEDRQYYKEIDLPAEVDEKAAKANFKNGVLEITLKKKASSSDSGVDIKVE
- a CDS encoding alkaline phosphatase family protein, with protein sequence MDNIDINLKINTYNLIANMDLILPDYSGENIYTLSCFVAEYLGVKRQCLNKMNLNVNNRLVLALFDGLGWNVFSQAGVNLKAKKITTVFPSTTSTVLTTLFTALTPAEHSVLGYNTFSKRLGGVVNTLRYTYPTVSDRDSIKDSVPFSSSFPHVKSYLKEVQDKKTISIVPKGIENTEFSNATHGASGESKTYVNFWDAFYQLSQVLQQDTYDFIYFYIPDVDTLSHRYGPYAEPTIKSARDILTSILEISQKHKKYSFLITADHGHVPVTETIIFNNDQELLNMLDVPPYGDSRAIFLRTRYDVSTYLNRKYVSLKIFGKSDFERLLGKINDITALPDYIAVPTDYRAFIFNFKDKDEYDKLKGHHGGLLQEEFEIPLVILNG
- the mce gene encoding methylmalonyl-CoA epimerase — translated: MQIENLDHIGIVVGNLDEAIKFYQNTFGMKLVHYELIPERGIKVAFLVSNEKNETSIELLEPIDHNDMSNTVAKFLKNRGQGLHHLAIKVSDINRALEELTAKGLQLVDTSPRKGARGHLVAFLHPKSVMGVLLELVQAKEL
- a CDS encoding CoxG family protein, with protein sequence MKYEGSISINATKDQILKLLDNPDQVAQCFPGIKSFSKEGEEYKVVGVTGIGFIKGEYRANVRFEKIDDNKRKIIAKGTGMNSNVDIDAIAEALDGKINYSADVKVAGVLASVGARLMGSAVEKIINDLFNCIKERVIK
- a CDS encoding methylmalonyl-CoA mutase family protein — encoded protein: MDVEDRIKEWEEKVYSSWVKKRGERKKEFKTFSGIHIKPVYTPLDVKGNYMEKLGLPGEYPFTRGIYPNMYRGRIWTIRQYAGFGSAEETNSRFRKLLEAGQTGLSMAFDLPTQLGLDPDHELAYTEIGVVGVSMFHWKEMDIVMSGIPLDKVTTSMTINATAMELLSMLIATSESRNINKSVLDGTVQNDILKEYIARKNFIYPPSPSMRYAIDIIEYSAKYLPKWHPISISGYHIREAGADAVLEVAFTLADGMEYVRKTMERGINVDEFAPHLSFFFAAYSDIFEEVAKFRAARRMWAKIMKEVFNAKKPESMMLRFHTQTGGAELTAQQPEINIIRTTLQALAAVLGGTQSLHVNSYDEALALPTEKAAKIAIRVQQIIANESGAADVVDPLGGSYYIEWLTDEIEERAWKIIDQVEKMGGMIKAIENGYPQAQIAESAYKIQKRIEEGDLGKVGVNMYYEPEWIGTTEIFRVNPEVRERVISRLKKYKQERDEMKLRESLNNLRKIAEKENENLFPYMIDAIRAGATVGETSGVLRDIWGEYKEPSIF